Proteins co-encoded in one Arthrobacter sp. ERGS1:01 genomic window:
- a CDS encoding SSI family serine proteinase inhibitor has translation MRRFPAPMVLAAVVIAALTACAPVAGSGAGPGTAGPGTAGPGTTAPVTAATTNSVAPGSGSGNADLTVSLKQAADATPVVYALICADGAPAPGSDLPTAAQACAALRKSPQLLAQTTPPAGQLCTEQYGGPQQAVVSGTVDGTAVRASYSLRNGCEISAWNAVKDIVGAAGGAS, from the coding sequence ATGCGCAGATTCCCCGCACCCATGGTGCTGGCCGCCGTCGTCATTGCGGCCCTGACCGCCTGCGCCCCAGTCGCCGGCAGCGGGGCGGGCCCCGGCACTGCAGGTCCCGGCACTGCAGGCCCCGGCACTACAGCACCCGTGACGGCTGCGACGACGAACAGTGTGGCGCCCGGCTCCGGATCGGGGAACGCGGACCTGACCGTCAGCTTGAAGCAGGCCGCGGATGCCACACCGGTGGTGTATGCCCTGATCTGCGCCGACGGGGCGCCCGCGCCCGGCAGCGATCTTCCCACGGCGGCGCAGGCCTGCGCAGCGTTGCGGAAGAGCCCCCAGCTGTTGGCCCAAACCACGCCGCCGGCCGGACAGCTGTGCACGGAACAATATGGCGGGCCGCAGCAGGCCGTCGTCAGCGGCACGGTCGACGGGACCGCGGTCCGGGCGTCCTATTCCTTGCGCAACGGCTGCGAAATTTCCGCCTGGAATGCCGTCAAGGACATCGTGGGCGCCGCGGGAGGGGCATCGTGA
- a CDS encoding serine protease inhibitor, giving the protein MSNPSTGTHPDTRIELAVHLTEAPGDPGHVFLLRASEGVPDPASTVPDPAAALAAVDRFGEAIFFPQPGPPPICTQQYGGPQVALVDGTFLGREVHARFSRTDGCEIARWRALAPLFGAAEGSRGEV; this is encoded by the coding sequence GTGAGCAATCCGTCCACCGGCACGCACCCGGACACCAGGATCGAGCTCGCCGTCCATCTCACGGAAGCACCGGGGGACCCCGGCCACGTGTTCCTGCTCCGGGCCTCGGAAGGGGTGCCGGATCCCGCCTCCACGGTGCCCGATCCCGCCGCGGCGCTGGCCGCGGTGGATCGCTTCGGCGAGGCCATCTTCTTTCCGCAGCCCGGCCCGCCGCCAATCTGCACGCAACAATACGGCGGCCCCCAGGTGGCCCTGGTGGATGGCACCTTTCTGGGCCGCGAGGTGCATGCCCGCTTCAGCAGGACCGATGGCTGTGAAATAGCTCGATGGCGGGCCCTGGCACCGCTGTTCGGCGCTGCCGAGGGTTCCCGCGGCGAGGTGTAG
- a CDS encoding ROK family transcriptional regulator, producing MSSYQPHSVLPSATGPGAVALADSALELARTVLVRGPVSRGELARELKLSVASLTRLSKPLLDAGLLMEGDLVADGTVGRPVRLVDIRSGSKHFLGVKVTGTFLQAVVTDLRATIVAEQTLDLAETSVETVVDGVKGLARDLEARAKVTLAGVGVSLGGQVLANGVVHRAPFMEWQDVPLGELLAGALSLPVVVDNDVSALAAAEQWFGAGRYADDLAVITVGAGVGYGLVMRGQVMRTIDTGLGLGGHIPLDPNGPLCMDGHRGCSTAMLAIPGICAQISAALGHTVDYGQALELVRDGNKVALAVFSSAARALGRLVALAANLAMVGTVVLGGEGIELFTVMEDTVREAVVADRDPEAAPLNLVVMSADFTQWARGAAAVAIQAQAFVC from the coding sequence ATGAGCTCCTATCAGCCGCACTCAGTCCTCCCGTCCGCGACGGGCCCGGGGGCCGTGGCGCTCGCCGATTCCGCGCTGGAGCTGGCCCGCACGGTGCTGGTGCGCGGACCGGTTTCCCGCGGCGAACTGGCCCGTGAACTGAAACTGAGCGTGGCCAGCCTGACCCGCTTGAGCAAGCCGCTGCTGGATGCCGGCCTGCTCATGGAGGGCGACCTTGTCGCCGACGGCACGGTGGGCCGGCCCGTGCGCCTGGTGGACATTCGCAGCGGGTCCAAGCACTTCCTGGGGGTCAAGGTCACCGGGACGTTCCTGCAGGCCGTCGTGACCGACCTCCGCGCCACCATCGTCGCCGAACAAACCCTCGACCTTGCGGAAACCTCCGTGGAGACCGTGGTGGACGGCGTCAAGGGCCTGGCTCGGGACCTTGAGGCCCGGGCGAAGGTCACGCTGGCCGGCGTGGGGGTCTCGCTGGGCGGGCAGGTCCTGGCCAACGGCGTGGTGCACCGGGCGCCCTTCATGGAATGGCAGGACGTGCCCTTGGGCGAACTCCTCGCCGGGGCGCTGTCCCTGCCGGTGGTGGTGGACAACGACGTGTCGGCGCTCGCCGCCGCCGAGCAGTGGTTTGGTGCCGGACGCTACGCCGACGACCTTGCCGTCATCACGGTGGGCGCCGGCGTGGGGTACGGGCTGGTGATGCGCGGGCAGGTCATGCGGACCATCGATACCGGCCTGGGCCTTGGCGGGCACATTCCGCTGGATCCCAACGGCCCGCTGTGCATGGACGGGCACCGGGGATGCTCCACCGCCATGCTTGCCATCCCGGGCATCTGCGCCCAAATTTCCGCCGCCCTCGGGCACACCGTGGACTACGGGCAGGCGCTGGAGCTGGTCCGCGACGGCAACAAGGTTGCCTTGGCCGTCTTTTCGTCGGCCGCGCGGGCGCTGGGGCGGCTCGTTGCCCTTGCCGCCAACCTGGCCATGGTGGGCACGGTGGTGCTTGGTGGTGAGGGGATCGAGCTGTTCACCGTCATGGAGGACACGGTTCGGGAGGCCGTGGTTGCCGACCGGGATCCGGAGGCTGCGCCGCTGAACCTGGTGGTGATGTCCGCGGACTTCACCCAGTGGGCCCGCGGTGCGGCGGCCGTGGCCATTCAGGCCCAGGCTTTCGTCTGCTGA